The Methanomassiliicoccales archaeon DNA window TCTCCGCATCCATGAGCCAGTTGACCCCATCCATCGAGGTCATGTAACGGTTCTCTTCCTCCCTTATGTCCAGAAGGACCATCGTATGCAGCCCGCGTTCCTTGTTCTCCAGGATGCGTTCGTACGGACTGGAGGGAAAATATTCGCCCTCCACGAACGGTAGGGTGACGGTCCTTCCGAACTTGTATGGCTGAAGCCCCAAGGACGAGGGGCAGGCGCTGAAGATCGAGACCCCGTGGATCACTTTGGTAGGGATTCCCGCATCCACCGCTTGGATACGCAGGTCCACATGGGTTGTTGCGGCCATGGTGTCCCCGGCAGTGACGAACGCCACCTTCTTCTCCTTGGCTGCGTCCACCACCATCTCCGACTCCTCCACGTCCTTCCGCCTGAGCACCGTGATATCCTTACCGATGGCTTTACCGAGATCCTCCAGCGAGGCGTCGATCAGCCTAGAAGTGTAGAACTCCACGAATATCTGGTCGCAGCCCTTCAATTCTCTAAGGGCTCGGACGCTCATGTCGTCCACCCCGCCCAACCCTAAACCAACAAATAGCAATTCGCCCATCG harbors:
- the dph5 gene encoding diphthine synthase, whose protein sequence is MSVRALRELKGCDQIFVEFYTSRLIDASLEDLGKAIGKDITVLRRKDVEESEMVVDAAKEKKVAFVTAGDTMAATTHVDLRIQAVDAGIPTKVIHGVSIFSACPSSLGLQPYKFGRTVTLPFVEGEYFPSSPYERILENKERGLHTMVLLDIREEENRYMTSMDGVNWLMDAE